One Asterias rubens chromosome 1, eAstRub1.3, whole genome shotgun sequence genomic region harbors:
- the LOC117288301 gene encoding adipocyte plasma membrane-associated protein-like, with translation MSDLSTSKTVKKRNAKAPTESQRVEDIDTKKDKVPTRRTPKLKPPTLWQWVKFVIKILIVLGIIAGVMIYNMESPMTPHIVSLPSPRALEGALEPNTRLLEGIKILEGKIRGPECLAEYKGKLYTGTYDGAIVRITNESKMTSVARLGSRPCGSPVNEPSCGRPLGLRVIGNEIYVMDGYKGLFQISTRGKVDNLVPSDRTYEQLPIKYGSDMEKLKTPGGSKDLFFIDSCKNRDYRQQDYILWEADGCGRLMWYNPVSKMSNIAIKMLFYPTGIQFSPDEDFLLISEATRFRILKYYFKGPLSGDFTIFAKNLPGAPMKIRPSASGGYWVGLSHVGGRMGSLPIIDILYARPWLRSLITKFVDPVTLTKWIPNYGMIIELDQKGKIVQSLHDPTGEMVSSISSVLDTGDALYLGSEDKNYILKIGMKDRKEMGKSTKA, from the exons ATGTCAGATCTTTCAACAAGTAAGACGGTCAAAAAGAGGAATGCTAAAGCACCAACCGAATCCCAAAGGGTTGAAGACATTGATACCAAAAAGGATAAGGTGCCAACCAGGCGTACGCCTAAACTCAAGCCACCTACATTATG GCAATGGGTAAAATTTGTCATCAAGATACTGATTGTGTTGGGCATAATTGCTGGAGTAATGATTTATAACATGGAGTCACCAATGACCCCTCATATCGTCAG TCTTCCAAGTCCTAGAgcactagagggcgctcttgAACCAAACACAAGGCTTTTAGAAGGCATTAAGATTCTGGAAGGAAAGATCCGAGGTCCTGAATGTCTAGCTGAGTATAAAG GAAAACTTTACACAGGGACATATGATGGTGCAATAGTAAGAATAACGAATGAATCTAAAATGACAAGTGTGGCTAGACTTGGATCCAGACCATGTG GTTCTCCAGTGAATGAGCCAAGCTGTGGGCGCCCTCTAGGGCTCCGTGTTATTGGTAATGAAATCTACGTCATGGATGGGTACAAGGGACTATTCCAGATATCAACTAGAG GAAAAGTTGACAACCTTGTTCCCAGTGATCGTACATATGAACAACTCCCAATCAAGTATGGGAGTGACATGGAGAAACTAAAAACCCCTGGAGGAAGTAAAGATTTATTTTTCATTGATTCCTGTAAGAATAGGGATTATCGTCAGCAAGATTACATCTTATGGGAAGCAGATGGCTGTGGAAG ATTAATGTGGTATAACCCAGTCAGTAAGATGAGTAACATTGCTATCAAGATGCTGTTTTATCCAACTGGAATACAATTCTCACCGGATGAAGACTTCTTGCTTATCTCAGAGGCAACTCGCTTCCGTATCCTCAA GTACTATTTTAAGGGCCCTCTGAGCGGTGATTTTACCATCTTCGCTAAGAACCTACCCGGTGCACCTATGAAGATTCGTCCTAGTGCAAGTGGAGGTTACTGGGTCGGTTTATCTCATGTCGGAGGTCGTATGGGGTCATTACCAATTATAGATATTCTCTATGCAAGACCATGGCtgaggagtcttataactaag ttTGTTGATCCTGTTACCCTCACCAAATGGATTCCAAATTATGGAATGATCATAGAACTCGACCAGAAGGGTAAAATAGTACAGAGTTTGCACGACCCTACTGGTGAAATGGTATCTTCCATCAGCAGTGTACTTGATACAGGTGATGCATTGTATCTTGGCTCAGAGGATAAGAACTACATTTTGAAAATAGGGATGAAAGATAGAAAGGAGATGGGCAAGTCTACAAAAGCGTAG
- the LOC117291929 gene encoding uncharacterized protein LOC117291929 has protein sequence MGGTHSRSEDLRKKTFMNSTHYIDSLHEVPGYFSRTQDVTDFLGEDFPSERRTEMSYTGPPSHLSLSQDVHPFLDRVGSDFQASERFVNRSQVKEDVPSSLLPSADTAEDYRDIEVRETMATLKEQVKEALAKKRNIQVETVPSGPPEESPDAPELELPTDEKSTLDFLDSIINESMDLDIGGDSPEVESDSEANWIMRDKSKTPLPGLMHSTVPDLPMSPSQPPSRPSSGFFRNSMYLPDSDTIHSLGRSKPKPPPPPTKPKPTNRHSRHIPDEIVFRNNIDVRYVTSPPPIRPIQSVDILGAIDTMDSKNSSNASTEDMGIVLDDVTSDEGSRNGEMGNIYDTKSRVKGVRALVSMYSEEGDSPTDRHSGYDFSPNDSMVGLHYPERDYSFGNNNNSNSARFFSEKDNKTDTSTTYGTISSEDSALGDGREVVDDAVLGIIHSELEKLRIN, from the exons ATGGGTGGCACCCATTCTAGGTCGGAGGACCTTAGAAAGAAGACATTCATGAACTCTACCCACTATATTGATTCTCTTCACGAG GTCCCTGGTTACTTCTCAAGAACTCAAGATGTTACAGATTTCCTCGGGGAGGACTTCCCATCTGAGAGGAGGACAGAGATGTCTTATACAGGTCCTCCATCTCACCTAAGTCTCTCACAAGATGTCCATCCATTCCTTGATCGAGTCGGATCGGATTTTCAAGCCTCGGAAAGATTTGTGAATCGAAGCCAAGTGAAGGAAGATGTACCGTCAAGTTTATTACCATCTGCGGATACAGCGGAAGATTATCGAGATATTGAGGTTCGGGAAACAATGGCTACCCTTAAGGAACAGGTTAAAGAAGCTCTGGCTAAAAAGAGGAACATTCAAGTAGAGACTGTGCCCTCAGGACCCCCTGAGGAATCACCCGATGCACCCGAACTTGAATTGCCAACAGATGAGAAGAGCACCTTAGACTTTTTAGACTCAATAATCAATGAGAGTATGGATTTAGATATTGGTGGGGATAGCCCCGAGGTTGAGTCGGACTCTGAAGCTAATTGGATTATGAGAGATAAAAGCAAGACACCTTTACCTGGACTAATGCACAGCACTGTACCTGATTTACCAATGAGTCCATCACAGCCACCTTCAAGACCTTCTAGTGGATTCTTCCGCAATAGTATGTACCTTCCAGACTCAGATACCATCCATTCCTTAGGTCGGAGTAAACCTAAACCTCCTCCACCACCAACTAAACCCAAACCAACCAACCGACATTCACGCCATATTCCAGATGAGATTGTATTCAGAAATAACATTGATGTACGATATGTGACATCTCCACCACCCATTAGACCAATTCAATCTGTAGACATCCTCGGTGCCATAGACACAATGGACAGTAAAAACAGTAGTAATGCCAGTACTGAAGACATGGGAATTGTCCTTGATGATGTCACAAGTGATGAAGGTAGTAGAAACGGCGAGATGGGGAACATATACGACACCAAATCGCGTGTGAAGGGGGTCCGTGCTTTAGTTAGTATGTATTCTGAGGAAGGGGATTCCCCAACGGACCGCCACTCAGGTTATGACTTCTCACCTAATGACAGCATGGTGGGTTTACATTACCCGGAACGAGACTACTCGTTtggaaataataacaacagtaaCTCAGCAAGGTTCTTCAGTGAGAAGGATAATAAGACAGACACATCTACGACGTATGGAACAATATCATCTGAGGATTCAGCATTAGGAGATGGTAGGGAAGTTGTGGATGATGCGGTTCTGGGAATCATACATTCTGAACTTGAAAAGCTTAGAATAAATTGA
- the LOC117287935 gene encoding RNA-binding protein 34-like, whose product MGKIKTITIDQPQLAFEMINKTKKKKKKPRARSQTAKTSAEEKGSSLQTTAPDSSGNDPYAIGQIAGLLTSQKGQSDTKHLKEKDALFSMFGSVGSTSGPTCRTRPAFVPLTAAGLPKTQKTQGQAKDKEPPKQTGSTNQKQQPKQEEQQPPPKAVKKPSPQEKPAEKSKDTGKEDSTPKRHKPNPEELKKTVFVGNLPISFDKKKLQKLFRKFGEIKTMRFRSVAPSDPDLPKRVIAHTKQFHADRKSVNSYILFTTEEAAQKALKRNGKLVENHTIRVDLAGNSREHDTKHSIFLGNLPFDVKDDVVREHFEECGTVENVRIIRDAKTGLGKGFGYVLFTDDVSVEFAIKLDGSRMAGRDIRVQRATKQKQRAVNAVKRLQKKSDVKGKPDVGRRSHGKPVGVKPGQVKPGRGQPGRGQPGRGKPGRAKPAQGKLTKPKSGQPRSSKGGRGSMKKGKASGGIKKFAKSKRK is encoded by the exons ATGGGAAAGATAAAAACTATCACCATAGATCAACCTCAACTAGCATTTGAAATGATTAACAAgacgaagaagaaaaagaagaaaccaaGGGCCAG GAGTCAAACTGCCAAGACATCTGCAGAAGAAAAGGGCAGCTCTCTGCAAACGACTGCTCCAGATAGCAGTGGGAATGACCCGTACGCCATCGGTCAGATTGCTGGTTTGCTGACCAGTCAAAAGGGTCAATCGGACACAAAGCATCTTAAAGAGAAGGATGcattgttttcaatgtttggtTCAGTTGGCTCAACTAGTGGCCCAACCTGCAGGACCAGACCAGCATTTGTTCCTCTTACTGCTGCTGGGTTGCCAAAGACACAGAAAACACAAGGACAAGCAAAAGATAAAGAGCCCCCAAAGCAAACAGGCAG TACAAATCAGAAGCAGCAGCCAAAGCAGGAAGAACAGCAGCCACCTCCAAAGGCAGTAAAAAAACCATCCCCACAAGAGAAGCCTGCAGAGAAGTCTAAAGACACCGGTAAAGAAGATTCCACACCGAAACGACATAAACCCAATCCAGAAGAACTGAAGAAGACTGTCTTTGTTGGGAACCTTCCCATTTCATTTGACAAAAAG AAACTACAGAAGCTATTCAGGAAGTTTGGAGAGATTAAGACTATGCGGTTTCGTTCAGTG gctcCATCCGACCCAGATCTTCCTAAGAGAGTTATTGCTCATAC GAAGCAGTTTCATGCAGATCGTAAATCTGTGAATAGTTACATCTTATTCACTACTGAAGAAGCCGCACAGAAAGCACTCAAAAG GAATGGGAAACTGGTTGAGAATCACACTATTCGAGTAGATCTAGCCGGTAACAGCAGAGAG CATGATACCAAACACTCAATATTCCTTGGCAATCTGCCGTTCGATGTCAAAGATGACGTAGTAAGAGAACATTTTGAAGAATGTGGCACCGTTGAGAATGTTCGCATCATACGAGACGCTAAGACTGGGTTGGGGAAAGGATTTGGATATGTTCTCTTTACT GACGATGTGTCTGTTGAGTTTGCAATCAAGCTAGATGGCAGTAGAATGGCCGGACGTGACATACGAGTACAGAGAGCAACCAAACAGAAACAG AGAGCTGTGAATGCAGTGAAAAGATTGCAGAAGAAATCTGATGTGAAAGGCAAGCCAGATGTTGGAAGGAGGAGCCATGGTAAACCAGTTGGGGTCAAACCAGGTCAGGTCAAGCCGGGTCGGGGCCAACCAGGACGAGGCCAGCCAGGACGGGGCAAGCCAGGTCGGGCCAAGCCAGCACAAGGGAAGTTGACCAAGCCTAAATCAGGACAACCAAGATCCAGTAAAGGTGGCAGAGGATCCATGAAGAAAGGAAAGGCATCCGGTGGTATCAAGAAATTTGCAAAAAGCAAGAGAAAATGA
- the LOC117287926 gene encoding AT-rich interactive domain-containing protein 4B-like: MASGEEPAYLTVGTDVSAKYRGAFCEAKVKIVKKFVKCKVHFSDGTNGVIPDELVKGNLKVGQPVEAKHLETENWTKGTIMKLTDASTYTVVFDDGDEKTLRRTSLCLQGERHFNESETLDHLPLTDPENFGTPVMRENKNKRKRRLSTRSRGDGDDDEDDDDDDSDDDSSTGRKSKKDDRDDSIGKVIVVETNDKRKNQWFPALVVDPTTAKDIQPKSKDHVVARSFKDNRYYSIDKQSRRAFASKDHNYKGDLSTLKIAVEKAVNFVETGQLPSNWDPDMLKKNRGNSGNKKNKNDAEKADAEEEEEESEDDTDDEYDEEKDAWLASLHKFMEERGTPINKPPVLGFRDLNLYKLYKLVQDIGGCRKVTDKQKWRHVSTKMGIPSVTTAQPYNIKAAYNKYLYAFEEYNRKLGPGITRSLPRTRRRSSYSERWPMTISPKVEKSPSPKELRKMEESESEEEVSPRNKKKGNKKTETKAEKETPDKKDSKAKEKERREEEKKQREKREKERLEKEKKDKAEEEKKEKAKQEKERLEREKKEKAEKEKEALRDKKERERKEREEKEKELENLRQKRQKEKEKEARRRRDPRTLEGPGSKADKEEEEDSGTEQPELKQEHDPSIQADFDIGEKIKVQYGRGRTQKIYEAKIVDYEVEDGQVVYTIHYMGWNVRFDEVITADRILGWAEKKRERQQKDREKERKEKEMEAERERKEKEKEEKEREKREKAKLELEKAKEKEQKEKERKEKEKKEKEKRDRELKEERERKEKEEREKAEQESKRKKAEKEAEKERELKKLAEEKSEKEKTPGKISGKRGRPSITKTPTPSPVAGVSTVGVTPSTPGRSTSPQEQSSSSKSPTPSRSYATRVMRSDRKSLSDSPFASGLPAKPRPRRSSGHSESVTRGSDSESEDVEDNSSQDSISNLPETKDDKESPAVEEKTVEDTRSAEAQPELILEKLTEENLALKVVKEAEAVIEKEDVVEPPKDVEDLKDIPAEKEEEVKEEETKKKDKVVEVEEIKPPSEKKQDGLIPQEEPIAQPVETPKKKDKKEKKKETKSKSKKESKAKKDQSRQSSGDAKKETKGKKETNKKSSQAKAEAAKEKVKEQEKEKKEKEVKEETVNLKPEPEEDTKKRKGRKRASRKSLDGKAKNKEESAKDDTTSEPEEKKRKEADPKHDKKAAMDSETKQDKSAKDGKMETESFESSRPLPAEPSSSSVLGKPFAFNKNRPLLSTPPTSPENSPAQPSSPASNDAAKGSHHEADDEHVSGKSDSDAMIEVASIGESSHAQRRQSPHHDTSSSNSSADIHMPTPTTSTDIRTVKHDVAAETPSPKKRRRNTSESESSHKRSRKRNRRQTSVASAVAERRRSAAREAPRHSSSDTDETQSDLKHHHSSHKSEKRESEKKTSEVSHSSHHRVEGPPIPRKWNFLIDVSHITDPEERISLIQRQLNDLRKIYMQLKTEVATIDRRRKKFRRKEREAAQALASQKQPEKKSVDST; this comes from the exons GCCAGTGGGGAAGAGCCAGCATACCTCACAGTAGGAACCGATGTTAGTGCAAAGTATCGAGGTGCTTTCTGTGAAGCTAAAGTGAAAATTGTGAAGAAGTTTGTTAAATGCAAG GTGCACTTCAGTGATGGGACAAATGGAGTGATTCCAGATGAGCTAGTCAAAGGAAACCTGAAA GTTGGACAGCCGGTTGAAGCCAAACATTTAGAGACAGAGAATTGGACAAAAGGGACTATTATGAAATTAACTGATGCCAGTACATACACTGTTG TTTTTGATGATGGAGATGAAAAAACGTTAAGAAGAACTTCCCTGTGTCTTCAAGGTGAAAGACACTTCAACGAGAGTGAG ACCTTGGACCATTTACCACTGACTGATCCTGAGAACTTTGGTACTCCGGTCATGCGTGAGAATAAGAACAAGAGAAAACGCAGGCTGAGCACACGATCACG TGGTGATggggatgatgatgaagatgatgatgatgatgatagcgATGATGACTCGTCAACCGGCAGGAAATCAAAGAAAGATGACCGAGATGATAGCATCGGAAAGGTCATCGTCGTGGAAACCAACGACAAACGCAAGAACCAATGGTTCCCTGCTTTG GTTGTAGATCCTACGACAGCTAAAGATATTCAGCCCAAGTCCAAGGATCATGTTGTGGCGAGGTCATTTAAGGACAATCGATA CTATAGCATTGACAAGCAGAGTCGTCGAGCGTTTGCATCTAAAGATCATAACTACAAAGGAGATCTCTCCACCTTAAAAATAG CGGTTGAAAAAGCTGTTAATTTTGTTGAGACGGGACAACTCCCTAGCAACTGGGATCCTGATATGCTCAAAAAGAATCGCGGGAATAGTGGAAACAAGAAGAATAAGAATGATGCGGAGAAAGCAGACGctgaagaagaggaagaagaaaGTGAAGATGATACTGATGATGAATATGATGAAGAGAAAGATGCTTGGCTCGCTTCACTTCATAAATTCATGGAAGAAAGAG GTACTCCAATCAACAAGCCACCAGTGCTTGGTTTCCGAGACTTGAATCTCTACAAACTCTACAAGTTGGTTCAAGATATTGGAGGATGTCGTAAAGTAACCGATAAACAGAAATGGCGCCACGTCTCCACCAAGATGGGTATTCCTTCTGTTACCACAGCGCAGCCTTATAACATCAAAGCTGCATATAACAA GTATCTGTATGCATTTGAAGAGTATAATCGCAAGCTTGGCCCTGGCATCACACGTTCCTTACCCAGGACACGTCGGAGGTCGTCATACAGTGAGCGTTGGCCAATGACCATTTCCCCTAAAGTAGAGAAGTCTCCATCTCCCAAGGAGCTTCGTAAGATGGAAGAGTCTGAAAGTGAGGAAGAAGTCTCGCCACGGAATAAGAAGAAG GGCAATAAGAAAACAGAAACCAAAGCTGAGAAGGAAACTCCAGATAAGAAAGACTCCAAGGCGAAAGAGAAGGAACGAAGAGAAGAAGAGAAGAAACAACgagagaaaagagaaaaagaacGCCTAGAGAAAGAGAAAAAGGACAAGGCTGAAGAGGAGAAGAAGGAGAAAGCCAAGCAGGAAAAGGAGCGCTTGGAGAGAGAAAAGAAGGAAAAAGctgagaaagaaaaagaagcgTTAAGAGACAAGAAGGAACGGGAGAGGAAAGAGAGAGAAGAAAAGGAAAAGGAGTTGGAAAATCTGAGACAGAAACGTCAGAAGGAGAAAGAGAAAGAGGCAAGAAGAAGGAGAGATCCTCGTACCTTGGAAGGTCCTGGGAGTAAAGCTgataaagaagaagaagaagattcaGGAACTGAGCAACCAGAACTTAA ACAAGAGCATGACCCGTCCATCCAAGCTGACTTTGACATTGGTGAGAAGATCAAAGTTCAATACGGTCGAGGCAGAACACAGAAGATTTACGAagccaag attgTTGATTATGAAGTAGAGGATGGTCAAGTGGTGTATACCATTCATTACATGGGATGGAATGTTCGCTTTGATGAGGTCATCACGGCTGACCGCATCCTGGGATGGGCCGAGAAGAAACGAGAGAGACAACAGAAAGACCGGGAAAAGGAAAGGAAGGAGAAAGAGATGGAAGCAGAAAGGGAACGTAAGGAGAAGgaaaaggaagaaaaagaacGGGAGAAGAGAGAAAAAGCTAAACTGGAATTGGAGAAGGCTAAAGAGAAGGAGCAGAAGGAAAAAGAGAGgaaagaaaaggaaaagaagGAAAAAGAGAAACGCGACCGAGAGCTCAAGGAGGAAAGAGAAAGGAAAGAGAAAGAAGAGCGGGAGAAGGCTGAACAAGAATCCAAACGGAAAAAGGCGGAAAAGGAAGCGGAAAAGGAACGGGAGCTGAAGAAACTCGCCGAAGAGAAATCGGAGAAAGAGAAGACACCTGGGAAGATCTCAGGAAAGCGAGGACGACCTTCCATAACTAAGACACCTACACCATCTCCAGTGGCCGGGGTATCTACTGTTGGTGTTACTCCATCTACACCAGGGAGGTCTACGTCTCCACAGGAACAGAGTAGCTCCAGTAAATCACCGACTCCAAGTCGATCTTATGCGACACGTGTCATGAGATCGGACAGGAAGAGTTTATCCGATTCACCATTTGCTTCTGGTCTTCCAG CCAAACCAAGACCAAGGAGGAGTTCCGGACACTCTGAGAGTGTTACAAGAG GGTCTGACAGTGAAAGTGAAGATGTTGAAGACAATAGTTCCCAAGACAGCATTTCCAATCTTCCAGAAACAAAAGACGACAAAGAAAGTCCCGCAGTCGAGGAAAAGACTGTGGAGGACACCAGGAGTGCAGAGGCTCAACCTGAACTCATCTTAGAGAAGCTGACAGAAGAGAATCTGGCTTTAAAAGTCGTCAAGGAAGCTGAGGCTGTAATCGAAAAAGAAGATGTTGTAGAACCTCCAAAAGATGTTGAAGATTTGAAAGATATTCCTGCGGAGAAGGAGGAAGAAGTAAAAGAAGAGGAAACCAAAAAGAAAGATAAGGTCGTGGAGGTGGAGGAAATCAAGCCACCATCGGAGAAGAAACAAGATGGTTTGATTCCGCAGGAGGAACCGATAGCACAACCTGTAGAAACCCCAAAGAAGAAGGACAAGAAGGAAAAGAAGAAGGAGACGAAGAGTAAATCCAAGAAAGAGAGCAAAGCCAAGAAAGATCAGTCTCGACAGAGCTCTGGAGACgccaagaaagaaacaaaagggAAGAAAGAGACTAATAAGAAGTCATCACAAGCAAAAGCGGAAGCAGCAAAGGAGAAAGTCAAGGAACAAGAGAAGGAAAAGAAGGAGAAGGAAGTTAAGGAAGAAACGGTGAATCTGAAACCAGAACCAGAGGAGGACACTAAGAAGAGAAAGGGAAGAAAACGTGCGAGTCGTAAGAGTTTAGACGGCAAGGCAAAGAATAAAGAAGAGAGTGCTAAGGACGATACAACCAGTGAACCTGAGGAGAAGAAAAGGAAAGAGGCTGATCCTAAGCATGATAAGAAAGCTGCAATGGACTCAGAAACTAAACAGGATAAAAGTGCTAAAGATGGGAAAATGGAGACTGAGTCTTTTGAAAGCTCTAGACCATTACCAGCAGAACCAAGTAGCAGTTCAGTTCTTGGGAAACCATTTGCCTTTAACAAGAACCGACCATTGTTATCAACCCCACCAACATCACCAGAGAACTCTCCAGCGCAGCCTTCCTCTCCAGCGAGTAACGACGCAGCCAAAGGCTCCCACCATGAAGCCGATGATGAACATGTCAGTGGGAAATCAGACAGCGATGCTATGATTGAGGTAGCAAGTATCGGTGAATCAAGTCACGCTCAGAGGCGGCAATCACCTCATCACGATACAAGCTCCTCAAACAGCAGTGCAGATATTCACATGCCCACCCCAACCACAAGCACTGATATCAGAACTGTTAAACATGATGTCGCTGCTGAAACCCCATCTCCAAAGAAACGGAGGAGAAACACATCTGAGTCTGAATCATCTCACAAACGATCTCGTAAGAGAAACCGACGTCAGACGTCGGTTGCGTCGGCCGTAGCTGAGAGGAGGCGGTCAGCAGCGAGGGAAGCACCCCGTCATAGTAGCAGCGATACCGATGAAACTCAGTCTGATCTTAAACACCATCATTCTAGCCATAAATCAGAGAAACGAGAAAGTGAAAAGAAGACGTCAGAAGTCAGTCATAGTAGCCATCACAGGGTAGAAGGACCTCCAATCCCACGCAAGTGGAACTTCCTAATAG ATGTAAGTCACATCACTGATCCTGAAGAGAGAATATCTCTAATCCAGAGGCAGTTGAATGACCTTCGTAAGATCTACATGCAACTCAAGACGGAAGTAGCAACCATCGATAGACGACGAAAAAAGTTCCGCAGGAAAGAACGAGAAG CTGCACAAGCCTTAGCCAGTCAAAAACAACCTGAAAAGAAGTCGGTTGATAGCACCTAG